Proteins encoded by one window of Channa argus isolate prfri chromosome 1, Channa argus male v1.0, whole genome shotgun sequence:
- the LOC137102319 gene encoding gasdermin-E-like, giving the protein MFSKATANFVHQVDPEGSLIHVSRVNDSHKLVPMALVVKRNRFWVWQRPKYQPTDFILSDLLLGDKVLSPGVCETEFLTYEGTYGDKLSGKLGTQASSFSVKVVGQGTTKLQSCFGRLKKEELDVKMLLRDSTDRQVNMHHMLVQQLKKEDEVLAVVKERILTTETCSVTQSKKKIRALEGVLGLVDILGSSLEVCLKNRNNIERDIDVSLEIPSGTVIAYSILELEIKRNGQYGICLQPGTIGGFEADLPVTPWPSCNSLNVVDGPLGMELSELAELPQSTQLFKRLQETMRDRPALSCLQCVLEDLCSGKSPNMAIYEELSDSQRQLVSAILDQINPDCPTDDSQSSSPANLMAIQLLVSALDELTDEALSLLSETCPDFLEALDTLIHSFNVSRTPLSIHCLPNLLQDNHTFKLAEQLLSSSSVMLKRDTDRLWWVTEKNAGFFPLLLHLSIHGLCLLCKA; this is encoded by the exons ATGTTTTCCAAGGCCACTGCCAACTTTGTTCATCAGGTGGATCCTGAAGGAAGCCTCATCCATGTGTCCCGCGTAAATGACTCCCACAAGCTGGTTCCTATGGCTCTGGTTGTCAAACGCAACCGCTTCTGGGTTTGGCAAAGGCCCAAGTACCAACCAACAGATTTCATCCTTAGCGACTTGTTGCTTGGGGATAAAGTGCTCTCTCCgg GAGTGTGCGAAACAGAATTTCTTACATATGAAGGGACGTATGGAGACAAACTGTCTGGGAAGCTGGGCACCCAGGCTAGCTCTTTCAGTGTCAAAGTGGTGGGGCAGGGCACTACCAAGCTCCAGTCATGTTTTGGCAGACTGAAGAAAGAGGAACTGGACGTGAAGATGCTTTTACGTGATTCCACAGACAG GCAGGTGAACATGCATCACATGTTGGTGCAGCAGCTGAAGAAAGAGGATGAAGTGCTGGCAGTGGTGAAGGAAAGGATCCTCACTACTGAAACCTGCTCTGTGACGCAGTCAAAAAAGAAGATTCGCGCCTTAGAGGGGGTGCTCGGGCTGGTGGACATACTGGGGAGCTCTCTTGAG GTGTGTttgaagaacagaaacaacattgAAAGGGACATTGATGTTTCCTTGGAGATCCCTTCTGGTACAGTCATTGCTTACAGCATTTTGGAACTGGAGATTAAAAGAAATGGACAGTATG gtATATGTCTACAACCTGGAACAATAGGAGGCTTTGAGGCAGACTTGCCTGTAACACCCTGGCCGTCCTGTAATTCCTTAAATGTGGTTGATG GACCACTGGGGATGGAGCTGTCTGAGCTAGCTGAACTTCCTCAGTCAACTCAATTGTTCAAGAGGCTCCAGGAGACAATGAGGGACAGACCTGCTCTGTCATGTCTGCAATGTGTG CTGGAGGATTTGTGTAGTGGTAAATCACCCAATATGGCCATTTATGAGGAGCTCTCGGACAGTCAAAGACAATTAGTTTCAGCCATACTGGATCAAATCAACCCAGATTGTCCCACAGATGACAGTCAATCTTCCAGCCCTGCTAACCTAATGGCAATTCAGCTGTTGGTCAGTGCCTTGGATG AGTTGACTGATGAAGCACTGAGCCTCCTGAGTGAGACCTGTCCTGATTTTTTGGAAGCCTTAGACACGCTG ATTCACTCGTTCAACGTAAGCAGAACGCCCCTCTCCATACACTGTCTCCCCAACCTGCTGCAGGACAACCACACTTTCAAACTGGCAGAACAGCTGCTGAGCTCCTCCAGTGTGATGCTAAAGAGAGACACTGACAGGCTGTGGTGGGTTACAGAAAAGAATGCAGGATTTTTCCCTTTGCTTCTCCATCTCAGCATTCATGGATTGTGCTTGCTGTGTAAAGCCTAA
- the nup42 gene encoding nucleoporin NUP42, with protein sequence MTVCNFFLQGRCRYGEKCWNEHPRGGNRGSGGGHNNYNRSSDRQQPRGGGGGGGGFGNRVWVNPNQQKGGYVQPSSFSPRGSDDWDHRDSGGADWGRGGGGRKDNVKSSDFNVTSPNRFSMLGTPNTFDRGGRQRETAGDENDDKKLEVIQMDMEIWEISGQWEFSCYSSTKTPLSGFTDLSPEELRWEYYTSRAVGDLPGYITGVNRLLTQWRNRVQELKVMNPATSAALLTEINNPAPQAPSSGFGFATAPGFGSSTPDFGSKGFGTSAPVQATSFSFAAPRGGFGSPAASSSSTGFGSVPAAPSQPPAGFGSSSAVTSVPSASTFSFAALTSNKPAATSGFSSASGFSFSSTTNAGAGFKTCFGAETPAAAGRNSIFGQISGGTQASAATSASGVGSADSLFSPESKLTPEELIQFKAKRFTLGQIPLKPPPADLLVV encoded by the exons ATGACAGTATGCAATTTTTTCCTTCAGGGACGTTGTCGTTATGGCGAAAAATGTTGGAATGAGCACCCGAGGGGAGGAAACAGAGGAAGTGGTGGAGGACATAACAACTACAACCGCTCTTCAGATCGGCAGCAGcccagaggtggaggaggtggtggtggag GGTTTGGAAACAGAGTTTGGGTGaatccaaaccaacaaaaaggAGGCTATGTTCAGCCATCATCCTTCTCTCCTCGTGGAAGTGATGACTGGGACCACAGAGACAGTGGGGGGGCCGACTGGGGCAGAGGAGGCGGAGGGAGAAAAGATAACGTTAAGAGTTCTGACTTCAATGTCACCAGTCCAAATAGATTTTCAATGCTTGGTACTCCAAACACATTTGACAGgggaggaagacaaagagaaacagctggtgatgaaaatgatgacaaaaaacT GGAAGTCATTCAGATGGACATGGAGATTTGGGAGATTTCAGGCCAATGGGAATTTTCATGTTATTCCAGCACGAAGACCCCTTTATCTG gcTTCACAGATCTTTCTCCAGAAGAGCTCCGATGGGAATACTACACCTCAAGAGCTGTAGGAGATCTACCGGGTTAT ATCACTGGTGTCAATCGGTTGCTCACCCAGTGGAGAAACAGAGTCCAGGAATTGAAGGTTATGAATCCAGCTACTAGTGCTGCTTTG ctcacagaaataaataatcCAGCACCTCAGGCGCCTTCAAGTGGTTTTGGTTTTGCGACTGCTCCTGGATTTGGATCCTCTACACCTGACTTTGGAAGTAAAG GTTTTGGGACTTCGGCACCAGTGCAGGCCACCAGTTTCAGCTTTGCAGCTCCAAGAGGTGGGTTTGGTTCCCCGGCTGCATCATCATCTTCCACAGGTTTTGGTAGTGTCCCAGCGGCTCCCTCACAACCTCCTGCTGGGTTTGGTTCTTCATCTGCAGTCACCTCTGTCCCATCAGCTTCAACCTTCTCATTCGCTGCCCTGACCTCTAACAAACCTGCAGCCACTTCAGGATTTAGCTCTGCCTCAGGGTTCAGCTTCTCCTCTACAACAAATGCCGGAGCAGGATTCAAGACCTGTTTTGGGGCTGAAacacctgctgcagcaggaagaaacAGTATATTTGGACAGATAAGTGGAGGGACTCAGGCAAGTGCCGCTACATCTGCATCAGGAGTTGGGTCTGCAGACAGTCTTTTTTCCCCTGAGAGCAAATTGACTCCAGAGGAACTAATACAGTTCAAGGCTAAGAGGTTCACTCTTGGGCAGATTCCCTTAAAACCTCCTCCAGCTGATTTGCTGGTTGTATAA